The Flammeovirgaceae bacterium genome contains a region encoding:
- the acpP gene encoding acyl carrier protein has product MPNVSEEVARILIEKLGVAESEINPDTNLVKDLGIDSLDYAEIVMDFEQTFDIKIPDDDAEKLTTIGAAVKYIEDKLKAKK; this is encoded by the coding sequence ATGCCAAACGTTTCAGAAGAAGTGGCCCGTATCCTGATCGAAAAACTGGGCGTTGCCGAATCCGAAATAAATCCCGATACCAACCTCGTTAAGGATCTGGGCATTGATTCGCTTGATTATGCCGAGATTGTGATGGACTTTGAACAAACCTTCGACATTAAAATACCGGATGACGATGCCGAAAAACTCACTACCATTGGCGCTGCTGTTAAATACATTGAAGACAAATTAAAGGCAAAGAAGTAA
- a CDS encoding GHKL domain-containing protein: MYLNRKSPYLTRLAILAVTILAFGFFLFDRNSYIPALALLAACVFQVKQLLDLIERPQPAIGSLLQLIRFDEITASFKTDSTDADAKELEKQLNEVLVKIRNSRQEKDTEYLFYKNIVMHVAIGLVIFRERDGKIEIFNSAARKLLRINKADTLQDLKEVNEQLVTAFIRLKTGGRELLRLQVGEDFIQLSVYAIELTLRGETLKLISLQNIQSELEEKEMEAWQNLVRVLTHEIMNSVTPISSLAGTLEDELNNHLKNQQDKPLNAEQLSDVQLSLQTISKRSANLIHFVKEFRSLTHIPKPKPQSVMVQPLLEELSMLHKNELAEKQITMNILVEPADLTIMADKGMIEQVLINLIKNAIQAFDEQPDKQITLRAYCNQKLRPVISVRDNGSGIDPDALEKIFIPFFTTKKTGSGIGLSLSRQIMRQHQGTLTVKSTLGGGTEFIMRF; this comes from the coding sequence GTGTACCTCAACCGGAAATCGCCATATCTAACACGCCTTGCCATCCTGGCGGTTACCATTCTTGCTTTTGGATTTTTTCTGTTCGACCGGAACAGCTACATCCCTGCCCTGGCCTTACTGGCTGCCTGCGTTTTCCAGGTGAAGCAGCTGCTTGACCTAATCGAAAGACCGCAACCTGCAATCGGATCGCTTCTTCAGCTAATACGCTTTGATGAAATAACTGCTTCGTTTAAAACGGATAGCACCGATGCCGATGCCAAAGAACTGGAAAAACAGTTAAACGAAGTGTTGGTAAAAATCAGGAATTCACGGCAGGAAAAGGATACGGAATACCTGTTCTACAAAAACATTGTTATGCATGTAGCCATCGGTCTTGTAATTTTCAGGGAACGCGATGGTAAAATCGAAATTTTTAACAGCGCAGCCCGAAAACTGCTGCGGATAAATAAAGCCGACACCCTGCAAGACCTTAAAGAAGTAAACGAACAACTGGTTACGGCCTTCATCCGGTTAAAAACCGGAGGCCGCGAACTGCTGCGGCTGCAGGTTGGCGAAGACTTTATCCAACTTTCGGTATATGCCATTGAACTTACCCTGCGGGGTGAAACGTTAAAGCTGATTTCATTGCAGAACATCCAGAGCGAACTGGAAGAAAAAGAAATGGAAGCCTGGCAAAACCTGGTGCGTGTGCTTACGCACGAAATCATGAATTCGGTAACCCCTATCTCCTCGTTGGCCGGAACACTGGAGGATGAGCTGAACAATCATTTAAAAAACCAGCAGGATAAGCCGCTTAATGCCGAACAACTTTCGGATGTACAACTCTCGCTTCAAACCATCAGCAAGCGCAGCGCCAACCTGATTCACTTCGTAAAAGAATTCAGAAGCCTTACCCACATACCCAAACCCAAACCACAATCGGTAATGGTTCAGCCCCTGCTGGAAGAGCTTTCTATGCTGCATAAAAATGAGCTGGCCGAAAAACAGATAACGATGAATATCCTGGTTGAGCCGGCCGACCTGACCATTATGGCCGATAAGGGCATGATTGAACAAGTACTGATTAACCTGATTAAAAATGCCATCCAGGCTTTTGATGAACAGCCTGATAAACAAATAACACTGCGAGCGTATTGTAACCAAAAGTTACGCCCGGTTATATCCGTTCGCGATAACGGCAGCGGTATTGATCCGGATGCGCTGGAAAAGATCTTCATTCCGTTTTTCACCACCAAAAAAACCGGCTCCGGTATCGGCCTGAGTTTATCCAGGCAGATTATGCGGCAGCACCAGGGAACACTTACCGTAAAATCAACCCTGGGCGGAGGAACCGAATTTATCATGCGGTTCTAG
- a CDS encoding sigma-54-dependent Fis family transcriptional regulator: MIDDDEDVLLAAKMLLKKQNHHVIIEKNPNKIPFLLNNDTYDVILLDMNFSKDITSGKEGFYWLEKILEKDPNAVVILITAFGDVEMAVKALKQGATDFILKPWQNEKLIATISTAIRLKQSYNEVDKLRKAKEMLEEQISKPFGEIIGQSPAIKEVFTLIEKVAKTDANVLILGENGTGKELIARAIHQRSLRKDNSFVAVDMGAITETLFESELFGHKKGAFTDAREDRPGRFELANGGTLFLDEIGNLSLSLQSKLLSALQSRQVTRVGSNQPIPVDIRLICATNMPLHQMVKEGTFRQDLLYRINTVEIRVPPLCDRIEDIPLLADHYLNYYARKYHKQVTAISAGAIDKLKRYAWPGNIRELQHAIERAVIMTDSASLQETDFLFSRPVTAMSPETLNLDEVEKAAIVKALSIHSGNISKAADELGLTRASLYRRMEKYGL, encoded by the coding sequence ATGATTGATGATGATGAAGATGTGTTGCTGGCAGCCAAAATGTTGCTTAAGAAACAGAACCATCATGTAATCATCGAAAAAAATCCAAACAAAATACCCTTCCTCCTCAATAATGATACCTACGATGTAATCCTGCTGGACATGAACTTCAGCAAAGACATTACCAGCGGCAAGGAAGGCTTTTACTGGCTGGAGAAAATCCTTGAAAAAGATCCCAACGCAGTGGTTATCCTCATCACGGCCTTTGGCGATGTGGAAATGGCTGTAAAAGCCCTGAAGCAAGGCGCAACCGATTTCATACTAAAACCCTGGCAAAACGAAAAACTCATCGCCACCATTTCAACCGCCATCCGGTTAAAACAATCCTACAACGAGGTGGACAAACTGCGCAAAGCCAAAGAAATGCTCGAAGAGCAGATCAGCAAACCCTTTGGCGAAATCATCGGCCAAAGCCCGGCCATTAAAGAAGTATTTACCCTGATTGAAAAAGTAGCGAAAACCGATGCCAATGTTTTGATACTGGGTGAAAACGGAACCGGCAAGGAACTCATTGCGCGCGCCATTCACCAGCGTTCCCTCCGGAAAGACAACAGCTTTGTGGCCGTTGACATGGGCGCTATTACCGAAACGTTATTTGAAAGCGAACTCTTCGGGCACAAAAAGGGCGCCTTTACCGATGCGCGCGAAGACCGGCCCGGCCGCTTTGAACTGGCCAATGGAGGCACCTTATTTCTGGATGAAATCGGAAACCTGAGTTTGAGCCTGCAAAGCAAACTGTTGAGCGCACTGCAATCACGCCAGGTAACGCGTGTAGGCTCAAACCAACCCATACCGGTTGACATCCGCCTGATTTGCGCCACCAACATGCCCCTGCACCAGATGGTGAAAGAAGGCACCTTCCGCCAGGACCTCCTCTACCGCATTAACACCGTTGAGATCCGTGTACCTCCGTTGTGCGACCGGATTGAAGATATTCCGTTACTGGCTGACCATTACCTGAATTACTATGCCCGTAAATACCACAAGCAGGTTACCGCTATATCAGCCGGAGCCATTGACAAGCTGAAACGGTACGCCTGGCCCGGCAACATCCGCGAACTGCAACATGCTATTGAACGAGCCGTAATCATGACCGACTCTGCTTCATTACAGGAAACAGACTTCCTGTTCAGCCGGCCGGTAACCGCCATGTCGCCCGAAACGCTGAACCTCGATGAAGTTGAAAAAGCCGCTATTGTTAAAGCGCTGAGCATACACAGCGGCAACATTTCGAAAGCAGCCGATGAACTGGGACTTACCCGCGCCTCGCTGTACCGCAGAATGGAAAAGTACGGACTGTAA
- a CDS encoding UDP-2,3-diacylglucosamine diphosphatase, which yields MEVILNNNKIYFASDFHLGVPDTQSSLEREKRIVRWLEHIRHDAHSIYLMGDIFDFWFEYKKAIPKGFIRLQGKLAELRDAGIPIYFFTGNHDMWMFDYFPTELAIPVYRKPIVLTAANHKLMIGHGDGLGPGDHTYKILKKFLNSKFCQWLFARIHPNLGIAIAHYWSRKSRISNTRREEKFQGEENEYLLAYCRDVEKTTHHDFYIFGHRHLPLDLAVGQQSRYINLGEWVHFSTYAVYDGKNVELKSFEG from the coding sequence ATGGAAGTAATACTGAACAATAACAAGATTTATTTCGCTTCCGATTTTCACCTGGGTGTTCCGGATACGCAATCGAGTCTGGAGCGCGAGAAACGAATTGTTCGCTGGCTTGAACACATCCGCCACGATGCCCACAGCATTTACCTGATGGGCGATATTTTCGATTTCTGGTTTGAATACAAAAAAGCCATACCCAAAGGATTTATCCGCCTGCAGGGCAAACTGGCCGAACTGCGCGATGCCGGCATACCCATTTACTTTTTTACCGGCAACCACGACATGTGGATGTTCGACTACTTCCCCACCGAACTGGCCATTCCTGTGTACCGCAAACCGATTGTGCTTACCGCTGCCAACCATAAATTAATGATTGGCCACGGAGATGGCCTGGGGCCTGGTGACCACACGTACAAAATCCTGAAAAAGTTTCTCAACAGTAAATTCTGTCAATGGCTGTTCGCCCGTATTCATCCTAATCTTGGCATTGCCATTGCTCATTACTGGTCGCGCAAGAGCCGCATCAGCAACACCAGGCGGGAAGAAAAATTTCAGGGCGAAGAGAACGAATATCTGCTGGCGTATTGCCGTGATGTGGAAAAAACTACGCACCATGATTTTTATATTTTCGGGCACCGGCACTTGCCCCTTGATTTAGCGGTTGGGCAACAAAGCCGGTATATCAACCTGGGTGAATGGGTGCATTTCAGTACATATGCTGTTTATGATGGGAAGAACGTTGAACTTAAATCATTCGAGGGCTAA
- a CDS encoding ATP-dependent metallopeptidase FtsH/Yme1/Tma family protein, with product MSDTKKDNNKIIPPKPPKGNYQLWVILVTVAVIMGVMYFGNSSGLPEVNRSEFESMIKSRDLKRVVLIKNMDVLEITLTASALQNAKYKERLENSNRFGVNPNGPHFKMKVGTIESFITEYKELNKDIPRSEQVDLQFEERSDYFSVLVQWGFLFLLLFGFWMLMRRMTGGAGPGGQIFNIGKSKAALFDAENKVKITFEDVAGLDEAKEEIQEIVEFLKNPSKFTKLGGKIPKGALLVGPPGTGKTLLAKAVAGEAAVPFFSLSGSDFVEMFVGVGAARVRDLFKQAKEKAPCIVFIDEIDAIGRSRGRGQMPGANDERENTLNSLLVEMDGFATDSGVIILAATNRPDVLDSALLRPGRFDRQISIDKPDIVGREAIFKVHLKPIKLDPNVDIKKLSAQTPGFAGAEIANVCNEAALIAARRDKKAVDMQDFQDAIDRVIGGLEKKTKIISPEEKKIVAYHEAGHAVAGWFLEHADPLVKVSIVPRGVAALGYAQYLPKEQFLYQTEQLLDEMCMAFGGRAAEDLVFGKISTGALSDLERITKMAYSMVTVYGMNKEIGNISFYDSKANDYTFQKPYSESTAEKIDKEVKRIVDECYERTKGLLSKHRQHLEVIANELLQKEILFQSDLERLIGKRPFDKPTTYQQFTNGKPEQVKTETNGTPTVTETPAAEESKASPQ from the coding sequence ATGTCAGACACCAAAAAAGACAATAATAAAATTATCCCGCCCAAACCACCGAAAGGCAACTACCAGCTTTGGGTTATTCTGGTAACCGTGGCAGTTATCATGGGTGTTATGTATTTCGGCAACTCATCCGGCCTGCCCGAAGTAAACCGCAGCGAGTTTGAGTCCATGATTAAGAGCCGCGATTTGAAACGCGTTGTGCTGATCAAAAACATGGATGTGCTGGAGATAACACTTACCGCCAGCGCCCTTCAAAATGCCAAATACAAAGAGCGCCTCGAAAACAGCAACCGGTTTGGCGTAAATCCTAACGGCCCCCATTTTAAAATGAAAGTGGGCACCATCGAATCATTTATTACTGAATACAAAGAGTTAAACAAAGACATTCCCCGTTCCGAACAGGTTGACCTGCAGTTTGAAGAACGCAGCGATTACTTTAGCGTACTTGTGCAATGGGGTTTTCTGTTCCTGCTGCTTTTCGGATTCTGGATGCTGATGCGGAGAATGACGGGCGGTGCAGGGCCTGGCGGCCAAATCTTCAACATCGGTAAATCAAAAGCTGCCTTGTTCGATGCCGAAAACAAAGTGAAGATAACCTTCGAAGATGTAGCCGGCCTTGACGAAGCCAAGGAAGAAATTCAGGAAATTGTTGAGTTCTTAAAAAATCCTTCCAAGTTCACCAAGCTGGGCGGAAAAATTCCGAAAGGTGCTTTGCTGGTGGGTCCTCCGGGTACCGGTAAAACCCTGCTGGCAAAAGCCGTGGCCGGTGAAGCAGCCGTGCCTTTCTTCTCACTTTCCGGCTCCGACTTCGTTGAAATGTTCGTGGGGGTTGGCGCAGCCCGCGTGCGCGACCTCTTTAAACAAGCAAAAGAAAAAGCACCCTGCATTGTTTTCATTGACGAGATTGACGCCATCGGCCGCTCGCGCGGAAGAGGCCAGATGCCCGGTGCCAACGATGAACGCGAAAATACGCTCAACTCGCTGCTGGTTGAGATGGATGGATTTGCTACCGACTCAGGCGTTATCATCCTGGCGGCAACCAACCGCCCCGATGTATTGGATTCCGCCCTGCTGAGGCCCGGCCGTTTCGACCGGCAGATTAGTATTGACAAACCGGACATCGTGGGCCGTGAAGCTATTTTCAAGGTACACCTCAAGCCGATTAAACTTGATCCGAACGTTGACATCAAAAAACTTTCGGCTCAAACGCCCGGCTTTGCCGGGGCGGAAATTGCCAACGTGTGCAACGAAGCTGCGCTTATTGCTGCCCGCAGAGACAAGAAGGCTGTTGATATGCAGGACTTCCAGGACGCTATCGATCGGGTGATTGGCGGGCTCGAAAAGAAAACCAAAATCATCTCACCGGAAGAAAAGAAAATCGTGGCCTACCACGAAGCCGGTCATGCCGTGGCCGGCTGGTTTTTAGAACATGCCGACCCGTTGGTGAAAGTTAGCATTGTACCCCGTGGAGTTGCCGCCCTGGGCTATGCCCAGTATTTACCAAAAGAACAATTCCTCTACCAAACCGAGCAATTGCTGGACGAAATGTGCATGGCCTTCGGTGGGCGTGCGGCCGAAGACCTGGTGTTCGGAAAAATTTCAACCGGTGCGTTAAGCGACCTGGAACGGATAACCAAAATGGCCTACAGCATGGTTACGGTTTATGGCATGAATAAGGAAATCGGTAACATTTCATTCTACGATTCCAAAGCCAACGATTACACCTTCCAGAAACCCTATTCCGAATCAACGGCCGAAAAAATTGATAAAGAAGTAAAACGTATTGTTGATGAGTGCTACGAGCGCACCAAAGGCCTGCTCAGCAAGCATCGGCAGCACCTTGAAGTAATTGCCAACGAATTGCTTCAAAAAGAAATTCTCTTTCAAAGCGATCTGGAACGGCTCATCGGTAAACGCCCGTTCGATAAGCCCACCACTTATCAACAATTTACCAACGGTAAGCCGGAGCAGGTTAAAACTGAAACCAACGGCACGCCAACCGTAACGGAAACTCCGGCTGCAGAAGAGTCAAAAGCCTCGCCACAGTAA
- the rsfS gene encoding ribosome silencing factor: protein MAKKRKGGSSEILCDAIVKGMQEKKAADILIMDLRKVKNAVADFFVICSGSSDRQLDAIADSVDQEVYKLVKENPWHIEGKNNKEWMLLDYFDVVAHIFRHDRREYFALEKLWGDAEMIEVK from the coding sequence ATGGCAAAAAAAAGAAAGGGTGGCAGTTCGGAAATACTTTGTGATGCCATCGTAAAAGGAATGCAGGAGAAAAAAGCCGCTGATATTCTGATTATGGACCTCCGGAAAGTAAAAAATGCCGTAGCCGACTTTTTTGTTATCTGTTCGGGCAGCTCGGATAGGCAATTGGATGCCATAGCCGACTCGGTTGACCAGGAAGTGTATAAGTTGGTTAAAGAAAACCCCTGGCACATTGAAGGAAAAAACAATAAAGAATGGATGCTGCTCGACTACTTTGATGTGGTCGCCCACATTTTCCGGCACGACCGCAGGGAATATTTCGCACTGGAAAAACTCTGGGGCGATGCAGAGATGATTGAAGTAAAATGA
- a CDS encoding biotin--[acetyl-CoA-carboxylase] ligase gives MYKIPANTLFMGKRLIYMPECHSTNDEASKLIGAGGEVNGTIMITDKQVAGKGQRGNRWEAAPAKNLTFSIVITPTRFSAINQAYLTMVVSLGIHDWLSRTLQQKKVYIKWPNDVLVADRKVCGILIENHITGNFISHAIVGIGLNINQETFQAPLAVSLKMLTGKAFNLQNCFEQVVACIESRYLMLEQNEFVLIKAEYLERLYWIGEPHYFISAGKRFSGIITGTDESGRLVIDVNGTSKTFDVKEVSFVR, from the coding sequence ATGTATAAAATCCCTGCCAATACCCTTTTCATGGGCAAACGCCTAATTTATATGCCAGAATGTCACTCTACGAATGATGAAGCAAGCAAGCTAATCGGGGCGGGTGGTGAGGTAAACGGAACGATAATGATTACTGATAAACAGGTTGCGGGTAAGGGACAACGTGGAAACCGGTGGGAGGCAGCACCTGCCAAGAATCTCACCTTCTCAATTGTTATAACCCCTACTAGGTTTTCAGCAATAAATCAGGCGTACCTTACCATGGTGGTTTCGCTGGGTATTCATGATTGGCTTAGTCGGACGCTTCAGCAGAAGAAGGTTTACATCAAATGGCCTAACGATGTGCTCGTTGCCGATCGCAAGGTGTGTGGAATACTTATTGAAAACCACATCACCGGCAATTTCATATCGCATGCAATTGTAGGTATTGGCCTGAATATCAACCAGGAAACTTTTCAGGCGCCTTTAGCCGTATCACTCAAAATGCTTACCGGTAAAGCATTCAACTTACAAAACTGCTTTGAGCAGGTTGTTGCCTGTATCGAATCGCGCTACCTTATGCTTGAGCAGAATGAATTTGTGCTTATTAAAGCCGAATACCTGGAGCGGCTTTATTGGATAGGTGAGCCGCATTACTTTATCAGTGCGGGTAAGCGTTTTTCCGGAATCATTACAGGCACCGATGAAAGCGGCCGGTTGGTGATTGATGTAAACGGCACCTCAAAGACCTTTGATGTGAAGGAAGTTTCGTTTGTGAGGTAA
- a CDS encoding ATP-binding cassette domain-containing protein, with product MQVWLDNPARLLFLEFQMVTVRNLSFTYAGSTPMSFPDFQVGSGEHALLLGDSGSGKTTLLHLIGGLLRGYTGSVQVDGAELADLSEKELDHLRGRKIGFVFQRNHLISALTVKQNLLLASYLAEAPLAAQRVEEVLNHLSLTNYRNQSVLKISQGQAQRVAIARAVLNKPSVILADEPTSALDDKNCERVINLLLQAANENKTTLLVATHDHRLKSVISQHIMLRA from the coding sequence ATGCAAGTCTGGCTGGATAACCCGGCCAGACTTTTATTTTTGGAGTTTCAGATGGTTACTGTAAGAAATTTGTCGTTTACGTACGCAGGTTCAACGCCTATGTCCTTTCCTGATTTTCAAGTTGGTAGCGGTGAACATGCCCTGCTGTTGGGCGACTCGGGTAGTGGTAAAACAACGTTGCTTCATCTTATAGGCGGCCTGTTGCGCGGTTACACAGGGTCGGTGCAAGTTGATGGAGCCGAACTGGCTGATCTTTCGGAAAAGGAATTGGATCACCTTCGCGGAAGAAAAATCGGATTTGTTTTTCAGCGCAATCATTTAATCAGCGCACTAACCGTTAAGCAAAATCTGTTACTGGCATCCTACCTGGCGGAAGCGCCATTGGCTGCACAACGCGTTGAAGAGGTGCTTAATCACCTCTCGCTTACCAATTACAGAAATCAAAGCGTATTAAAAATAAGTCAGGGCCAGGCGCAACGGGTGGCCATTGCCCGCGCGGTACTGAATAAACCTTCGGTAATCCTGGCCGATGAACCGACTTCGGCATTAGACGATAAAAACTGCGAGCGGGTGATTAACCTGTTGCTTCAGGCGGCAAACGAAAACAAAACTACCTTGTTGGTGGCCACGCATGACCACCGCCTGAAATCTGTTATCAGTCAACACATTATGCTGCGCGCATGA
- a CDS encoding ABC transporter permease — MNLGILVWSYLKARPLNTVLNIVLLSLGIAVMVVLLLFSRQLEEKIQSNAKGIDLVVGAKGSPLQLILCTIFHIDFPTGNINLAEAEKIAKHRLVKKAIPMALGDSYQVFRIIGTNLDYPALYNAELQSGQWFQHDLEVVLGANVASLTGFGVGDKFESAHGLSAGGHAHEEHQFKVVGILKNTGSVLDNLILTSVESVWKVHDLLVEVVTDSLRKSVLVPSVAAGDSTKELTSILIQYRSPMGAIQLPRYVNQQTSMQAASPAFETARLFTILGTGVDALMILAYVLIIISALSIFIALYNSLKERRFDLAVMRTMGATRIRLVFTILTEGVSLTLLGSLVGLALGHGVVWVMAQVIEEIEKTGITGLIIYREEWIILAGSLLLGMLCALLPAWQAYRTDISKVLAGN; from the coding sequence ATGAACCTGGGCATATTGGTATGGAGTTACCTGAAAGCAAGGCCGCTGAACACGGTACTGAATATTGTATTGCTTTCGCTGGGTATTGCGGTAATGGTAGTGCTGCTTCTTTTCAGCAGGCAACTGGAAGAGAAGATTCAATCCAATGCAAAAGGAATTGACCTTGTTGTTGGAGCGAAAGGGAGTCCACTGCAATTGATTCTTTGCACCATTTTTCATATTGATTTTCCTACCGGCAACATAAACCTGGCCGAGGCCGAAAAAATTGCGAAGCATCGCCTTGTAAAAAAAGCAATACCCATGGCGCTGGGCGACAGTTATCAGGTATTTCGCATTATTGGCACCAACCTGGATTATCCTGCTTTATACAATGCTGAATTGCAGTCCGGACAATGGTTTCAGCATGATCTGGAAGTCGTGTTGGGAGCCAACGTGGCATCCCTTACCGGGTTTGGTGTTGGCGATAAATTTGAAAGTGCGCACGGCCTTTCGGCCGGAGGGCACGCCCACGAAGAACACCAGTTTAAGGTTGTTGGCATTTTGAAGAATACCGGCTCGGTACTTGATAACCTTATCCTCACCTCGGTGGAAAGTGTGTGGAAAGTACACGACCTGCTTGTTGAAGTGGTCACTGATTCACTTCGAAAGTCGGTATTGGTGCCTTCGGTGGCAGCCGGTGATTCAACGAAAGAGCTTACTTCCATATTAATTCAATATCGTTCGCCCATGGGCGCCATCCAATTGCCGCGCTATGTAAACCAGCAAACCAGCATGCAGGCCGCATCGCCAGCCTTTGAAACAGCCCGCCTCTTCACCATTCTGGGTACGGGTGTTGATGCGCTGATGATTTTGGCTTATGTGCTGATAATTATTTCAGCTCTGAGCATTTTTATTGCCCTGTATAATTCGCTGAAGGAAAGGCGTTTTGATTTGGCCGTTATGCGCACGATGGGCGCCACCCGCATAAGACTGGTTTTTACCATTTTGACCGAAGGTGTAAGTTTAACGTTGTTGGGTAGCCTGGTTGGTTTGGCGCTGGGGCATGGAGTTGTGTGGGTGATGGCGCAGGTGATTGAAGAGATTGAGAAAACCGGAATTACCGGACTTATTATTTATAGAGAAGAATGGATAATTTTGGCGGGAAGTTTGTTGTTGGGAATGTTGTGTGCTTTACTGCCTGCCTGGCAGGCGTATCGAACGGATATTTCAAAAGTACTGGCTGGAAACTAA
- a CDS encoding protogloblin ApPgb yields the protein MATSKGYAYGQAGLDKSPVSLQDLALLKKTLLWTDEDDRALRMAGDVLKDQVDKVLDLWYGYVGGNDHLVHYFTKNGQPNADYLAAVRARFGQWIMDVCNRPYDQTWLDYQYEIARRHHSSKKNKTDGVDTVPIIHFRYMVAFIYPITATIKSFLEKKGHAAKEVDAMHHAWFKAVTLTVVLWCYPYIKNGEF from the coding sequence ATGGCAACAAGTAAAGGATACGCTTACGGCCAGGCCGGGCTCGACAAATCGCCTGTTTCACTTCAGGATTTGGCTTTATTAAAGAAAACGTTGTTATGGACCGATGAGGACGATCGCGCCCTGCGGATGGCGGGCGATGTGTTAAAGGACCAGGTTGACAAGGTGCTGGATTTGTGGTACGGGTATGTAGGGGGTAATGATCACCTGGTACATTATTTCACCAAAAACGGGCAGCCCAATGCCGACTATCTGGCTGCCGTACGGGCCCGCTTCGGGCAATGGATTATGGATGTATGCAACCGCCCCTACGATCAAACCTGGCTCGACTATCAGTATGAAATTGCCAGGCGGCACCATAGTTCCAAGAAAAACAAAACCGATGGCGTTGATACCGTTCCCATAATTCATTTCCGGTACATGGTAGCCTTTATTTACCCGATTACCGCAACCATCAAATCATTTCTTGAAAAAAAGGGGCATGCTGCAAAAGAAGTGGATGCCATGCATCATGCATGGTTCAAAGCCGTAACCTTAACGGTCGTACTGTGGTGCTATCCGTATATCAAAAACGGTGAATTTTAA
- a CDS encoding DUF2024 family protein: protein MEVAVWDTWVKRSDGRLMNFDIIVPRTFTDATKIFSFGTEYLASKGMQGKLLSSAECRFCHVQVALPEWISQIKELGYYICELQGCE from the coding sequence ATGGAAGTAGCCGTTTGGGATACCTGGGTTAAACGGAGTGATGGCCGCTTAATGAATTTTGACATAATTGTTCCACGCACCTTCACTGATGCAACTAAAATTTTCTCCTTTGGCACGGAGTACCTTGCCTCAAAGGGAATGCAAGGAAAACTACTCTCTTCAGCCGAATGCCGGTTTTGTCATGTTCAGGTGGCCTTGCCGGAATGGATAAGCCAAATTAAAGAGCTGGGGTATTATATTTGTGAATTGCAAGGATGTGAATAA
- a CDS encoding winged helix-turn-helix transcriptional regulator — MPQSPFNLQVQNTQVEGRIVIALERIAQAFRVLLWNEGKAHALSPVQVQILIFLLYQPVERRTISLLAEAFNLTKATLSDSVKVLEKKKLVKRVPNRDLRSHTLELTAKGRELAMQSAVFTQEIQRPINKLSQAEKESMLLGLLDIIYHLNQQGIISIQRMCYSCVHYKANFKGHPHYCRLLNQQLRQADIRIDCPEYSSVFST, encoded by the coding sequence ATGCCGCAATCGCCATTTAATTTACAGGTACAGAATACGCAGGTTGAAGGAAGAATTGTAATTGCGCTTGAACGAATAGCCCAGGCATTTCGTGTATTGCTGTGGAATGAGGGAAAAGCCCACGCACTAAGTCCCGTGCAGGTGCAAATACTGATCTTTCTTCTTTACCAGCCGGTTGAAAGACGAACGATTAGTCTGCTAGCCGAAGCATTTAATTTAACCAAGGCTACTCTTAGTGATTCGGTAAAAGTACTGGAGAAGAAGAAGTTGGTGAAGCGCGTACCCAATCGGGATTTGCGAAGTCATACGCTTGAACTAACGGCTAAGGGGCGGGAGTTAGCCATGCAATCAGCCGTTTTTACACAGGAAATTCAACGTCCAATCAATAAACTAAGCCAGGCTGAAAAAGAATCCATGCTCCTTGGCTTACTCGACATTATTTATCATTTAAATCAACAAGGTATAATTAGTATTCAGCGGATGTGTTATTCCTGTGTCCATTATAAGGCCAATTTTAAAGGGCATCCTCATTATTGCCGGTTGCTTAATCAACAACTCCGGCAAGCGGATATCCGGATTGATTGCCCCGAATATTCATCGGTATTTTCTACTTGA